A genomic region of Dehalococcoidia bacterium contains the following coding sequences:
- a CDS encoding IS630 family transposase, whose amino-acid sequence DHISTVTKEVEAWCKSRNNLNAKINWHFTIDDARVKLRRLYPSIIT is encoded by the coding sequence TTGATCACATCTCCACGGTAACGAAAGAAGTCGAGGCATGGTGCAAGAGCAGAAACAATCTAAATGCCAAGATTAATTGGCATTTTACCATAGACGACGCCAGGGTAAAATTGAGACGGCTTTATCCATCAATCATTACGTGA